GCTTTTATGGCAAAACGTTTAGGAAAAAAGCAAAAATCGAAGCCACCACATTTTACACAATTCTCATTACAGCAGCAGGTTTTTTGGTAACTGCCGCTATATCTTTGGCAAGTAAAACACCTCTCGACCTAGGCAGCAAAGCTTTTGAAACAGCAAACTTAGATATAAGCATGAGCAATGGGATGTTTTACCTATTTTGCTTTGCCATGGTTGTACTTGGCTTAATTGCCGTTGCATCCGCAGTAGTGCTTATTTCTTCAAGAAGCGATGATGTGATTGTGCCTTTAGCAACAGGCATACTAATTTATGGGGTAGAACTGGCGCTATATCTAAAACCACTTGTAAGAATACTGTGGGATGTAAACCTCTTGAAGCTCTTGAGGCCTTATACAATGTTAAGTGTTTCCTTGTATTTTGATTCCACCATTAAAGCCTTAGCTGCCAATGTTATCGCTTTCATTTTGTTAAGCGTAGCACTATTCTTGCTTACGTTTGCCGATGGTTCCGAGATAAGAGCAAAACGCGCTTTGTCTTCTCAAAGTAGTTAGTAGATGTACATAACAAAAACTCTTAAGGGGCTTGCCCATCTTTGCAGGCCTACTTTGTTTGTACGAGTGTATTAATAGTTTCACTGCTAAAATTCAAATAGGCAAACTTTCATTGGGAGGTATACAATGCTGGAAAACATTCTAACTGAAAAAGCGATTCGTCTTAAAGCTCAGGCTAAGGATTGGCAAGAAGCAGTGCGCATGGGCGGAGAGCTGTTGGTAAATGCAGGCTTTGCCAAACCAAGTTATATAGAGGCTATGGTAGAAACAGTAAAACAACTTGGACCTTACAGCGTCATAGCACCTGGCATTGCCATGCCACATGCAAGGCCCGAGGCCGGAGTTATCAAGCCTGGTTTAAGTTTGGTAACCTTGGCAACCCCAGTGGAGTTCGGTAACAAAGAGAACGATCCGGTGGACATTGTAGTTTCATTCTGTGCCACCGATAACACCTCTCACATACAGATGCTTGCAGAGCTTGCTCAGCTACTTGGCAGCGATGAAGCTGTAACTACGATAAGAAACGCAAAGGAGGTGAGCGAAGTAACCCAGCTGATAAAGGTTTTCCAATTCTCATAAAAAGGGGTGAAAAGTTATGGCGGCGTTTATCAATTTTCTGGTGAACAACATTTTTAACCAGGTGCCCATTTTAATCGGCATTGTAGCCATGATCGGTCTTATTCTCCAAATAAAACCTGTAGAAGAGGTCATATCAGGTACTATAAAGGCCGTCGTTGGCATTTTGATCATGCTCGCAGGTACCGACCTCTTCACCGCTGGCTTGTCTTCTTTCCAGACCATTGTTTCTTCCGCTTTCGGCATAACAGCGCCTGTTGCGGCCAATACTTTAGACAACTTTACCGCGAATTTTGGCAGCATAGCAGTATCCATAATGGCTTTGGGCTTTCTCATACATCTAATCCTAGTAAGGTTGTTTAACACGGGTTTTGTGTATTTGACCGGTCACTTGATGTGGTGGATTTCCTTAGTAATCACAGCAAGTTTCTTAGAAGTGTTCCCAACGATGAATCAGGGTTGGCTCATTGTTGTTGGTGCCATATTGATTGCTCTTTACTGGACTTTGCAGCCTCGCATAATTCATAAATACATGAAAAAGGTGACCAAATCTGATGACGTCGGATATGGCCACACCTCCTCCAGTGTTGCTTATTTGGCAGCATCATTAGGTGGATACATAGGCAAACCCGAAGAGAGTACTGAAAACATCAAAATACCACAGCGTTTGTCTTTCATGAACGATATCACAGTTGGAACTGCATTCATAATCGGCATTATTCTACTAATAGCGGTGTTCTTTGCAGATAGAGCCGTTGTAGTTGAACTTGCAGGTAACCTAAA
The genomic region above belongs to Coprothermobacter proteolyticus DSM 5265 and contains:
- a CDS encoding PTS sugar transporter subunit IIA; translation: MLENILTEKAIRLKAQAKDWQEAVRMGGELLVNAGFAKPSYIEAMVETVKQLGPYSVIAPGIAMPHARPEAGVIKPGLSLVTLATPVEFGNKENDPVDIVVSFCATDNTSHIQMLAELAQLLGSDEAVTTIRNAKEVSEVTQLIKVFQFS
- a CDS encoding PTS ascorbate transporter subunit IIC; translation: MAAFINFLVNNIFNQVPILIGIVAMIGLILQIKPVEEVISGTIKAVVGILIMLAGTDLFTAGLSSFQTIVSSAFGITAPVAANTLDNFTANFGSIAVSIMALGFLIHLILVRLFNTGFVYLTGHLMWWISLVITASFLEVFPTMNQGWLIVVGAILIALYWTLQPRIIHKYMKKVTKSDDVGYGHTSSSVAYLAASLGGYIGKPEESTENIKIPQRLSFMNDITVGTAFIIGIILLIAVFFADRAVVVELAGNLNFVVWAILQGLRFAAGITILLYGVRLFLGEIVPAFRGISQKLIPGARPALDVPVVFPYAPTAVLVGFISSTIVFLILMVIFGVTGYATIVPSMIMLFFPGAGAAIFGNATGGWKGAVLGGAVNGLFLAFGQAITWPMLSNTAPELAVLADPDWYIITWIIVGISSLIKSLM